Proteins found in one Sorghum bicolor cultivar BTx623 chromosome 1, Sorghum_bicolor_NCBIv3, whole genome shotgun sequence genomic segment:
- the LOC8077112 gene encoding 3beta-hydroxysteroid-dehydrogenase/decarboxylase, with the protein MGSPRSDDGRREAKATRWCAVTGGRGFMARHLVAALLRSGWHVRVTDLAPSLVLGPGETEDLLRDALGDGRAVYASVDVCNFEQLTTAFEGVDVVFHTATADPIKNNLPLHYKVNVEGTKSVIDACKICKVKRLIHTSSSGVVFDGVHGLFDVNESLPYPDKFPDAYTQTKAEAEKLVIKANDINDLLTCCLRPGSIFGPGDMVMPTLDSYGRTNFIIGDGKNCDDFVYVENVVYGHICADTTLSTIEGAKTSGGKAYFITNMEPINLWDFLHMVQEELGHKRLFTIRIPLSLMKLVSYLVEWAYMILHRYGICQTQRVTPARIKYMTLNRTFSCNRAVEELGYKPTVTLMDGLKIAVNSYIQSKNMNLS; encoded by the exons ATGGGATCGCCGCGTTCTGACGATGGCCGACGAGAGGCGAAGGCGACCAGGTGGTGCGCGGTGACCGGCGGCCGGGGATTCATGGCCAGGCACCTGGTGGCCGCGTTGCTCCGTTCCGGTTGGCATGTTCGGGTTACCGACCTCGCACCCTCCTTGGTGCTCGGCCCCGGCGAGACGGAGGACCTCCTCCGGGATGCCCTCGGCGACGGCCGAGCCGTCTATGCCTCCGTGGATGTCTGCAACTTCGAGCAGCTTACTACAG CTTTTGAAGGGGTAGATGTTGTTTTCCACACAGCTACCGCGGATCCTATCAAGAACAACTTGCCACTTCACTACAAGGTCAATGTCGAGG GAACAAAGAGTGTGATTGATGCTTGTAAGATCTGCAAGGTGAAAAGGCTTATACACACCAGTTCTAGTGGTGTTGTGTTTGACGGTGTTCATGGACTTTTTGATGTAAATGAGTCATTGCCATACCCAGATAAG TTTCCTGATGCATATACACAAACAAAGGCAGAAGCAGAGAAGTTAGTCATCAAGGCCAATGACATTAATGACCTTCTAACTTGTTGCTTACGTCCTGGTAGCATATTTGGCCCAGGTGACATGGTGATGCCAACTTTAGATAGTTATGGAAGGACAAAT TTTATTATTGGCGATGGGAAGAATTGTGATGATTTTGTGTACGTTGAAAATGTGGTATATGGTCACATATGTGCTGATACGACTCTTTCTACTATAGAGGGTGCAAAAACCAGTGGTGGAAAA GCCTACTTTATAACTAATATGGAGCCAATCAATTTGTGGGACTTTCTACATATGGTTCAAGAAGAACTTGGACATAAAAG ACTGTTCACGATAAGGATACCTTTGTCTCTCATGAAGCTAGTAAGCTATTTGGTTGAGTGGGCATACATGATTCTACATCGTTATGGAATATGCCAAACTCAAAGGGTAACACCAGCAAGGATTAAGTATATGACACTTAACAGAACATTTAGTTGTAACAGAGCTGTTGAAGAACTTGGCTACAAACCTACTGTGACACTCATG GATGGTCTAAAGATAGCAGTTAACTCATATATTCAGTCCAAAAATATGAATTTATCTTAA
- the LOC8077113 gene encoding uncharacterized protein LOC8077113 isoform X2, giving the protein MNTNNKTNSRSGGGTTGRRSRSRSNSNNASTGTATTTTAAAAAAMERKEIERNRRLHMKSLCLKLASLIPKEEHCSSKDAMTQLGCLDDAAAYIRKLKARVDELQRAQLSLSNKRGEDYDGAVRTTTSSSGTATGLSSSEAAAGVAAEPAAVVEVRHSHDGSSLEVVLISSVRRPFKLHQVATVLEEEGAEIISANVSVDGRRMFHTIHSRDLLLDRSLVRD; this is encoded by the exons ATGAACACTAATAATAAGACAAACAGCAGAAGCGGCGGCGGTACAACAGGGAGGAGATCAAGGAGCAGGAGCAACAGCAACAATGCCAGCACCGGCACcgccacgacgacgacggcggcggcggcggcggctatggagaggaaggagatcgagaggaacaggAGGCTGCACATGAAGAGCCTCTGCTTAAAGCTCGCCTCCCTCATCCCCAAGGAAGAACACTGCTCTTCCAAGGACGCCATGACCCAGCTGGGTTGCCTGGACGACGCGGCGGCGTACATCAGGAAGCTCAAGGCGAGAGTGGACGAGCTGCAGCGCGCGCAGCTCTCGCTTAGCAACAAGAGAGGAGAAGACTACGACGGAGCCGTCAGAACAACAACTTCTTCTTCCGGCACGGCAACGGGGTTGTCGTCGTCAGAAGCCGCCGCCGGTGTTGCTGCGGagccggcggcggtggtggaggTGCGGCACAGCCACGACGGGTCCAGCCTGGAGGTGGTGCTCATCAGCAGCGTGCGGCGGCCGTTCAAGCTGCACCAGGTGGCCACCGTGCTGGAAGAGGAAGGCGCCGAGATCATCAGCGCCAACGTCTCCGTCGACGGCCGCAGAATGTTCCACACCATCCACTCCCGG GATCTATTGCTTGATAGGAGTTTGGTTCGAGATTAG
- the LOC8077110 gene encoding E3 ubiquitin-protein ligase Os03g0188200: MDAGGGGGGGGGGGGRFTLTTSLLFVGLIVALFVLGFFSSFLRRCSGADTNTARRGGAALAANAAVAAAAAAAFASAGGRRRAAGAGLDAAAMEALPVLTYATARAVKAGRGALECAVCLSAFDDAGEKLRLLPGCCHVFHAACIDAWLAAHVTCPVCRADLSDPAVADAGHVLAADLAAQADAGAPTADTVVIVNVVDGSTPPAAGAGAGAGHGTTSSDEEQQAEETAEERVDRFTLRLPERLRREIDEAKRLRRALSAVTASSTALPTCGGPLASSAALRTMSAARPLPSRRWSGLFRALSGSSRRMTSEPDGGYRRVVPLPTTGTGDGEVEVVVVRDEVDKYYAHSLTFAGFVIDGDVAAGDWNPEVFQVKTDVSAVAAATSQR, translated from the coding sequence ATGGacgctggcggcggcggaggcggaggaggaggaggagggggtaggTTTACCCTCACCACCTCGCTCCTCTTCGTCGGTCTGATCGTCGCGCTCTTCGTGCTCGGCTTCTTCTCGTCCTTCCTCCGCCGCTGCTCCGGAGCCGACACGAACACGGCGCGCCGCGGCGGAGCCGCCCTCGCCGCCAACGCCGccgtcgcggcggcggccgccgccgcgttcGCGTCCGCCGGCGGGAGGAGGCGCGCCGCGGGGGCGGGGCTGGACGCCGCCGCGATGGAGGCGCTGCCGGTGCTCACGTACGCGACGGCGCGGGCGGTGAAGGCCGGGCGCGGCGCGCTCGAGTGCGCCGTCTGCCTCTCCGCGTTCGACGACGCCGGCGAGAAGCTCCGCCTCCTCCCCGGGTGCTGCCACGTGTTCCACGCCGCGTGCATCGACGCGTGGCTGGCCGCGCACGTCACCTGCCCCGTCTGCCGCGCCGACCTCTCCGACCCGGCCGTCGCCGACGCCGGCCACGTCCTGGCCGCTGACCTCGCTGCCCAGGCGGACGCGGGCGCGCCCACCGCCGACACGGTTGTCATTGTCAACGTGGTCGACGGGTcaactcctccagctgcaggagcaggagcaggagcaggacacGGCACCACGTCGTCGGACGAGGAGCAGCAGGCGGAGGAGACGGCCGAGGAGCGGGTGGACCGCTTCACGCTGCGGCTGCCGGAGCGGCTCAGACGGGAGATCGACGAGGCCAAGCGCCTCCGCAGGGCACTGAGCGCGGTGACCGCGTCGTCGACGGCGCTACCGACCTGCGGCGGGCCGTTGGCGTCGTCGGCAGCGCTGCGCACAATGTCGGCGGCTCGCCCACTGCCGAGCCGGCGATGGTCGGGGTTGTTCCGGGCGTTGTCGGGATCGTCTCGACGGATGACGAGTGAGCCGGACGGCGGCTATCGGAGGGTGGTGCCGCTGCCTACCACCGGTACCGGCGACGgggaggtggaggtggtggtggtgcgagACGAGGTGGACAAGTACTACGCGCACAGCCTCACGTTCGCTGGCTTCGTCATCGACGGCGACGTGGCGGCTGGCGACTGGAACCCGGAGGTTTTTCAGGTCAAGACTGACGTTTCGGCCGTCGCGGCGGCAACGTCGCAGCGGTGA
- the LOC8077113 gene encoding transcription factor bHLH168 isoform X1, with amino-acid sequence MNTNNKTNSRSGGGTTGRRSRSRSNSNNASTGTATTTTAAAAAAMERKEIERNRRLHMKSLCLKLASLIPKEEHCSSKDAMTQLGCLDDAAAYIRKLKARVDELQRAQLSLSNKRGEDYDGAVRTTTSSSGTATGLSSSEAAAGVAAEPAAVVEVRHSHDGSSLEVVLISSVRRPFKLHQVATVLEEEGAEIISANVSVDGRRMFHTIHSRAFSSRIGIDVSRVSERLRALV; translated from the exons ATGAACACTAATAATAAGACAAACAGCAGAAGCGGCGGCGGTACAACAGGGAGGAGATCAAGGAGCAGGAGCAACAGCAACAATGCCAGCACCGGCACcgccacgacgacgacggcggcggcggcggcggctatggagaggaaggagatcgagaggaacaggAGGCTGCACATGAAGAGCCTCTGCTTAAAGCTCGCCTCCCTCATCCCCAAGGAAGAACACTGCTCTTCCAAGGACGCCATGACCCAGCTGGGTTGCCTGGACGACGCGGCGGCGTACATCAGGAAGCTCAAGGCGAGAGTGGACGAGCTGCAGCGCGCGCAGCTCTCGCTTAGCAACAAGAGAGGAGAAGACTACGACGGAGCCGTCAGAACAACAACTTCTTCTTCCGGCACGGCAACGGGGTTGTCGTCGTCAGAAGCCGCCGCCGGTGTTGCTGCGGagccggcggcggtggtggaggTGCGGCACAGCCACGACGGGTCCAGCCTGGAGGTGGTGCTCATCAGCAGCGTGCGGCGGCCGTTCAAGCTGCACCAGGTGGCCACCGTGCTGGAAGAGGAAGGCGCCGAGATCATCAGCGCCAACGTCTCCGTCGACGGCCGCAGAATGTTCCACACCATCCACTCCCGG GCCTTTAGCTCAAGAATAGGCATAGATGTTTCAAGAGTTTCTGAAAGACTCAGAGCATTGGTATGA
- the LOC8080457 gene encoding uric acid degradation bifunctional protein TTL isoform X2 — protein MTGSITTPNQKNPHRTPPPASPSPSPSPCAVELAAGEMAAPMPLSAEDVLRVNGSRRFAAAMAAASPFASLADALLAARRIWLDEVDVSGWLEAFAAHPAIGTTSSSVSKWSKEEQSAALSTATDSTAQELAEWNARYREKFGFVFMICASRRTAPEVLAELKRRYTNRPIVELEAAAQEELKITELRLAKLFSSEPTVPSTTTEGPATQSDKAAGSSNRSRPPITTHVLDTARGSPASGIEVHLEMWKDSSAPPSFSNKDFSGWATLGYSVTNNDGRSGQLMDIVDNIAPGFYRISFNTSKYSPAGFFPYVSIIFEIKENQTAEHFHVPLLHSPFSFTTYRGS, from the exons ATGACTGGATCGATCACGACGCCTAACCAGAAGAACCCCCACCGCACTCCGCCTCcggcctccccctccccctccccctccccctgcgCAGTCGAATTGGCCGCCGGCGAGATGGCCGCGCCGATGCCTCTTTCCGCGGAGGACGTGCTGCGCGTCAACGGCAGCCGCCGCTTCGCCGCCGCGATGGCGGCCGCCTCCCCCTTCGCGTCCCTTGCCGACGCCCTCCTCGCCGCTCGACGCATCTGGCTCGACGAG GTGGATGTCAGCGGATGGCTCGAGGCCTTCGCGGCGCACCCGGCGATCGGAACCACCTCCTCATCTGTCTCCAA GTGGAGCAAGGAGGAGCAATCGGCAGCGCTCTCAACAGCCACGGATTCGACAGCCCAG GAGCTGGCAGAGTGGAATGCCAGGTACAGGGAGAAGTTTGGCTTCGTGTTCATGATTTGCGCATCCAGGAGGACTGCGCCTGAGGTCTTGGCTGAGCTTAAG AGGCGTTACACGAATAGGCCAATTGTTGAACTTGAGGCTGCAGCACAGGAAGAACTTAAGATAACTGAACTACGTCTTGCAAAGCTTTTCTCATCAGAGCCTACTGTTCCCTCCACTACAACTGAAGGCCCTGCCACCCAATCAGATAAAGCGGCAG GTAGCTCCAACCGAAGTCGGCCTCCCATTACAACCCATGTGCTGGACACTGCCCGTGGATCACCTGCATCTGGAATTGAAGTTCACTTGGAGATGTGGAAGGATTCTTCAGCTCCTCCATCATTCAGCAACAAAGATTTCAGCGGATGGGCAACTCTAGGCTATTCAGTTACAAACAATGATGGACGCAGTGGCCAGCTGATGGACATCGTGGACAACATTGCTCCAGGCTTCTACCGCATAAGCTTCAACACTAGCAAGTATTCGCCTGCAGGGTTCTTCCCTTATGTCAGCATCATATTTGAGATCAAGGAGAACCAGACGGCAGAGCATTTTCATGTTCCTCTCTTGCATTCCCCTTTCTCATTCACCACTTACCGTGGAAGCTAA
- the LOC8077114 gene encoding histone H3.3 produces MARTKQTARKSTGGKAPRKQLATKAARKSAPTTGGVKKPHRYRPGTVALREIRKYQKSTELLIRKLPFQRLVREIAQDFKTDLRFQSHAVLALQEAAEAYLVGLFEDTNLCAIHAKRVTIMPKDIQLARRIRGERA; encoded by the exons ATGGCTCGTACCAAGCAGACTGCTCGCAAGTCCACGGGAGGGAAGGCTCCCAGGAAGCAGCTTGCAACCAAG GCTGCTCGTAAGTCGGCCCCCACCACTGGAGGAGTGAAGAAGCCTCACCGCTACCGCCCTGGAACTGTTGCCCTCCG TGAGATCCGGAAGTACCAGAAGAGCACTGAGCTGCTGATCAGGAAGCTGCCCTTCCAGAGGCTTGTCAGGGAAATTGCACAGGACTTCAAG ACTGATCTGCGTTTCCAGAGCCATGCCGTGCTTGCCCTCCAGGAGGCTGCTGAGGCATACCTTGTTGGGCTGTTTGAGGACACCAACCTGTGCGCCATCCATGCTAAGCGTGTGACCATCATGCCCAAGGACATTCAGCTGGCAAGGAGGATCCGTGGCGAGAGGGCCTAA
- the LOC8080457 gene encoding uric acid degradation bifunctional protein TTL isoform X1, which produces MTGSITTPNQKNPHRTPPPASPSPSPSPCAVELAAGEMAAPMPLSAEDVLRVNGSRRFAAAMAAASPFASLADALLAARRIWLDEVDVSGWLEAFAAHPAIGTTSSSVSKWSKEEQSAALSTATDSTAQELAEWNARYREKFGFVFMICASRRTAPEVLAELKRRYTNRPIVELEAAAQEELKITELRLAKLFSSEPTVPSTTTEGPATQSDKAADRIRIIGAHLGALPQPCANKAPEITGSSNRSRPPITTHVLDTARGSPASGIEVHLEMWKDSSAPPSFSNKDFSGWATLGYSVTNNDGRSGQLMDIVDNIAPGFYRISFNTSKYSPAGFFPYVSIIFEIKENQTAEHFHVPLLHSPFSFTTYRGS; this is translated from the exons ATGACTGGATCGATCACGACGCCTAACCAGAAGAACCCCCACCGCACTCCGCCTCcggcctccccctccccctccccctccccctgcgCAGTCGAATTGGCCGCCGGCGAGATGGCCGCGCCGATGCCTCTTTCCGCGGAGGACGTGCTGCGCGTCAACGGCAGCCGCCGCTTCGCCGCCGCGATGGCGGCCGCCTCCCCCTTCGCGTCCCTTGCCGACGCCCTCCTCGCCGCTCGACGCATCTGGCTCGACGAG GTGGATGTCAGCGGATGGCTCGAGGCCTTCGCGGCGCACCCGGCGATCGGAACCACCTCCTCATCTGTCTCCAA GTGGAGCAAGGAGGAGCAATCGGCAGCGCTCTCAACAGCCACGGATTCGACAGCCCAG GAGCTGGCAGAGTGGAATGCCAGGTACAGGGAGAAGTTTGGCTTCGTGTTCATGATTTGCGCATCCAGGAGGACTGCGCCTGAGGTCTTGGCTGAGCTTAAG AGGCGTTACACGAATAGGCCAATTGTTGAACTTGAGGCTGCAGCACAGGAAGAACTTAAGATAACTGAACTACGTCTTGCAAAGCTTTTCTCATCAGAGCCTACTGTTCCCTCCACTACAACTGAAGGCCCTGCCACCCAATCAGATAAAGCGGCAG ATCGCATACGGATTATTGGAGCACATCTTGGAGCTCTCCCTCAGCCTTGTGCCAATAAAGCTCCTGAAATTACAGGTAGCTCCAACCGAAGTCGGCCTCCCATTACAACCCATGTGCTGGACACTGCCCGTGGATCACCTGCATCTGGAATTGAAGTTCACTTGGAGATGTGGAAGGATTCTTCAGCTCCTCCATCATTCAGCAACAAAGATTTCAGCGGATGGGCAACTCTAGGCTATTCAGTTACAAACAATGATGGACGCAGTGGCCAGCTGATGGACATCGTGGACAACATTGCTCCAGGCTTCTACCGCATAAGCTTCAACACTAGCAAGTATTCGCCTGCAGGGTTCTTCCCTTATGTCAGCATCATATTTGAGATCAAGGAGAACCAGACGGCAGAGCATTTTCATGTTCCTCTCTTGCATTCCCCTTTCTCATTCACCACTTACCGTGGAAGCTAA
- the LOC8077113 gene encoding uncharacterized protein LOC8077113 isoform X3 yields the protein MNTNNKTNSRSGGGTTGRRSRSRSNSNNASTGTATTTTAAAAAAMERKEIERNRRLHMKSLCLKLASLIPKEEHCSSKDAMTQLGCLDDAAAYIRKLKARVDELQRAQLSLSNKRGEDYDGAVRTTTSSSGTATGLSSSEAAAGVAAEPAAVVEVRHSHDGSSLEVVLISSVRRPFKLHQVATVLEEEGAEIISANVSVDGRRMFHTIHSRVRL from the exons ATGAACACTAATAATAAGACAAACAGCAGAAGCGGCGGCGGTACAACAGGGAGGAGATCAAGGAGCAGGAGCAACAGCAACAATGCCAGCACCGGCACcgccacgacgacgacggcggcggcggcggcggctatggagaggaaggagatcgagaggaacaggAGGCTGCACATGAAGAGCCTCTGCTTAAAGCTCGCCTCCCTCATCCCCAAGGAAGAACACTGCTCTTCCAAGGACGCCATGACCCAGCTGGGTTGCCTGGACGACGCGGCGGCGTACATCAGGAAGCTCAAGGCGAGAGTGGACGAGCTGCAGCGCGCGCAGCTCTCGCTTAGCAACAAGAGAGGAGAAGACTACGACGGAGCCGTCAGAACAACAACTTCTTCTTCCGGCACGGCAACGGGGTTGTCGTCGTCAGAAGCCGCCGCCGGTGTTGCTGCGGagccggcggcggtggtggaggTGCGGCACAGCCACGACGGGTCCAGCCTGGAGGTGGTGCTCATCAGCAGCGTGCGGCGGCCGTTCAAGCTGCACCAGGTGGCCACCGTGCTGGAAGAGGAAGGCGCCGAGATCATCAGCGCCAACGTCTCCGTCGACGGCCGCAGAATGTTCCACACCATCCACTCCCGGGTAC GCCTTTAG